DNA from Chloracidobacterium sp.:
GCTCCCGGACAGTACGATGTGGTCGTAACCAACCCCGATCTTCAAACGGCAACGCTCGACGATGGCTTCCAGATCGTAGCCGGCGGCGGCCATAGCCTGAGGCCTGAGATCCTTGGGCCAAGCGCTCTTTGGGCCGGCGAGCAAACCGTCCGGTATACGATGTCGCTCATCAACGACGGTTTGAATGATGCGGTGAAAGTGCCGGTCATCATCGAGATACCGTCGTGGATGCAATACTCGATGGACCCGGCTACTTACCGGGAACCAACTCTCAATACACAGGTAGTAGACGTCCCGCCGGGTTCTGATATTAACCAGGTACTGCCGCTTCACATCGACGAGAACGGCACAAGGGCGATAATGCTGATGGCGCCGCTAATTCGGGCGCGTTCATCGATCGAAGTAGGCATCGACCTAAGGGTTCCGGCATTTGCACCTTTCGAGGTCTCGCTCGAGATGCTTAATCCGCTTGCCGATCTGGCTGACGATTCGGTGCCTGCGGGCAACGGTGCGATCTCGCGTTTTACGTCGTCCGGCAATCGGAGCTCGTTTGCCCAGGATCCCGAAGCCCGCGATTGCTGGCGTGAGTTCATGCGCCTGCTTTTGATCACCGTCCTAAAGGCAGTCATCCCGGCAGGGTGCTTGGGCTCGATACTCAATGGCGTACTCAATTTCGTAGATGTCGTTTCGAACGTTTCGATAAATACGCTCTCACCGCTGGCATTCGTTACAAACCTTTTCCTTGCTGTAGTCAATACCGCGGCAAATACGGTCGTATTCTGTTTCAATGATCTATTGAAAAAATTCCCTCTATACTTGGCAGGGGTGATGGCGTTTCAGACTGCCAAATTGCTATGGCAATTGAATAAGTGTCTTAAGAACCGGAAAATACGGCCGGTGAGGCGAATGATCGCTCACGATCCGAACGAGAAACTCTCGCCTGACGGTTATGGGCCCGAAAGATTTGTCGCCGCGAGGGCGCCGATCGAGTATCGTATAAACTTCGAGAATATTCCCGAGGCTACGGCACCGGCCCAACAGATACTCATTGTCGATCAGATACCGGCTGAGCTCGATGCCGGATCCATACGTCTAGGCGAGATGGTGTTCAACGACACTCGCGTCGTCGCACCGCCAAATCAAGCCTTCTTCAACACCAGAGTGAACGTTGGCGAAGGCGAAGCTGCGATCATCGTCGATGTCTCGGCCGGGCTTGATATCGTCAACCGCCGGGTGATCTGGTTGATGACGGCGATCGACCCTGCAACGGGCGAGCAGCCCCTCGACCCGTTGCGAGGTCTTTTGCCGCCAAACAACGCGGCCCGCGACGGCGAAGGATACGTTACATTCACTGTCAAACCGAGGTCGGATATTCCCCATCGGACCAACATAAGCAATACGGCTGAGATCATCTTTGACATCAACGAGCCGATCGTCACGAACGCAACGTCGAACCTCGTTGATATGATCGTGCCAACTTCGTCGGTAGCGCCGTTGCCCGCAACGACAGATAACCCGAACTTCCAGATCAACTGGAGCGGTACCGATGACACCGACGGTTCGGGCTTCCAGGGCTTCGACATTTACGTATCTGAAAACGGCGGACCATACCAGCTCGTCGCGAAAGATACACAAGAGACAAGCCTTGGATACGCCGGCTCCTGGGGACGAAACTACCGCTTCTACTCGATCGGCAAAGACAATGCCGGCAACGTCGAGGCCGCTCCGAGTGTGCCCGATGCCGAGATCACGGTGTTTGGGGGCGATACGGAGTCAGACGTGTCTCCGCGGCCGAATGGCAGCAATGGCGTGGTAGATGCCGGAGATGCTGCACAGATCCGTCGCTTCGTCGCCGGGCTCGATACTGACTTCACCTTCAACGAATTCCAACGTGCTGATTCCGCACCGTTTGCTGAAGGCGGGAATGCAGTTCTATCGGTGGCCGATATTGTCCAGGCACGCCGATTCATCGCCGGTCTGAATCCTCGAACTGCCGCAAGCGGGCCGAACACATCGTCGGTTCAGGTCGCTTCCGCGACCAACGGCAGTTCCAAGCAGGGCGTTACAAGAACGGTCACGCCGGTGCGCGTAAGCCGCTCCGGAAACAAGCTGGTCGTTGGGGTCGAACTTGACGCGCAAGGCGACGAGGCCGGAGTCGGATTCACTTTGAACTTTGACCCGGCCGTTCTGAGCAACCCGACGAACATCACGGTCGGCAGCGGAGCGAACGGCGCGGCCGTAACATCAAACGATGCCGATGCCGCGTCGGGCAGGCTCGGACTTTTGGTCGACAAACTGCCGACCGATCCGTTCGGTGCCGGTACGCAGCAGCTGTTGACCATCGAGTTCGACGTGGCCGTCGGAGCACCGCCGACAACAACTATCGGATTTGGCGGCGGGCCGGTTGCCGCCGAGGTCGCAGATACGGGCGCGGCCGCCGTTCCGGCGTCGTTCGATGCGGCCATTATCTCGCTACTCGGGCCTACATCCGCGGGTGTTCAGATATCGGGCAGGGTGTTGACGTCAGACGGCCGCTCGGTGGCGAATGCGGCAGTGATCGTGAGCAGGACAGACGGTGCCGAGATCACGGTCCGTTCTTCGCCGCTCGGTTACTACAGGATCACCGGACTCTCAGCCGGATCGTTCTATATAATCGAGGTTCGGGCGAAAGGCCTCAGCTTTGAGCCGCGAGGGATACCCCTCAATAACGATCTTTCGGAATTTGACCTGGTCGCTGATCCTTAGGCCCAACTGCAGCATAAGTCAAAAAGCCGGCGAGCATTACCTCGTCGGCTTTCTTTGCATCTCACTTATCGTTGGCAGTCGGGAAGGTGATCTTATCGGTCTGCTGCAGGGGGCCGAAGCGGCACTTCAGCGCAGCAGTGATTCAATCGCCTTTATCTTCCCTTCGGTTTCGGCAATGGCCGGTAGATCGATGTCGCCCAGATTGCCATCGGCTTTCATCTTGTTCAGATTGGCGTGAGCTGCCCTGAAATTCTCGAGTGCGTTGTTCAGCATTGCGGTTCGATCGCGCTTCGCCGCAAGGGCCTGATATGCCCTTCCCATTCTTTCGAGATTGAAGGTCGACATTCGAACCGCGTAAATATTCTCGGGGTTGATGCTCAAGACTTTGCCAAATTCGTCGTTTGCGGTTCGGAAAGCCTCCAGGGCCGAATCGAAGTCCTTTAGCGAAAGATAGGTCTCACCGACCGAAAAGCGCGTATTGGCCACATCGTATAGGGCTTCGGCATTGTTCGTATCGGCACTACTAAGCTCATTGAATGTGTTCATCGATCGCGTCAGCATTTCAAGCGATCGTTTGCTTTCACCAGCCGAGTCGAGGGCCTGAGCGAGCTTTTTGTACCCCATCGCGACGTCGCGTTTTGCCTGAAAGCTCTTCTGGTCGGCACGGTAAAGCCGTTCTGCTATTTCGACACCCTTAGAATATAGTTCAACGCCCTTTCGAAACTCTTCGACGTCAACGTGATTCTCGGCGCGTTTGTTGTAAGCGAGCATCAGCGACCGATTGACCTTACGGTCATCCGGTGCGCGGCCTGCGACCGACAGCAGCATATCGAGGCCTTTTTGCAGATTTTCACCCGCAAGCTTCAACTCGCCGTCCCATCCCTGGGCCTCACCGATCGAGACGAAGATAAAGGCAAACTCATGTTCGATAGCCAGGTTCGCGGGGTCTTCGCGATGCAGCACCTCAAGAATGTCTCTGGCACGCGAATAATATTCGATCGCCTTCTTATTGTCGCCTTCAAAAAATGGTATCAGCCCCCGCGACCTGAGCACTTCCGCAAGTTTGGCCCTGGCCGCAAAATCTTGCGGCGATCGGGCAACGATCATCTCGCGAATTTCAAGTGCTTTATCGTAATTTCCGACCGCCTTATCGTAATCGCCGCCGTGCGAGTCGACATCGGCGATCAGTTTGTGGATCGTAGCAAGCTCGCCGGCCAACTGAAGGTCCTCAGGCGTTCGTTCGAACATTGACGCGCGGATCGATCTCGATTTCTCGTAGCTCAGGAGTGCTCCCTTGACGTCACCGATGTTCGGACTGTACGGGTTGCCCTGCACGTCTCCGACCTTTTCGTATGCGGATGCAAGTTCTCGCTGCAGCCCCGGGTCATTTTCCGACTCGCTCGCTAGCCTGTCCAGATATTCAAGTGCTCGCTTAACCAGAAGTTCCTGGGCAGCGGTCGTTCCCGGAATGTTCTCGATCATCGGGCCAAATTCGAATAAGAACGAATTTGCCAAAGACCGCACATCGTTGAACCGCCGTTCTGCCTTTGCCTTTTCAGCTGTCGCGATGCGGCCTTGCCAAACGGTCGCGGCAACCCCGCCCGCCATAGCGGTGGTCAAGATCGCCGCCCCGCCGACCCGCAGTCTGTTTCGCGCGACAAACTTGGTCGCACGGTAGGAAAGGGTGTTTGGCCGGGCATTTACCGGCAA
Protein-coding regions in this window:
- a CDS encoding serine/threonine protein kinase, coding for MNTDNWPRVKEVLHEALEIEPADRPRFLNELGLSPEIRSEVESLLSMEHGAAAMMDGSAVEFSKDFIDGADGGMVGKRIGAYRINGELGHGGMGAVYLAERADGKFEQKVALKLLRREMNTGALRRHFEQEREILASLDHPNIARLLNAGTTDEGIPFIAMEFVDGLPIDEYSNVNEIGLKARLELFRVVCSAVEFAHRNLVVHRDLKPSNILVTNDGIPKLLDFGISKILSKEFDSAASATITRMGVMTPSYASPEQLKRSSVTTLSDVYSLGVILYELLSGNRPFGSSESDIREIYNAVLENDPVPPSDMLAMKTRQFGMLASAPTVVRPDDAGLVDQARTNPGLGRHTGPGRFVLSSNTIRGDLDNIVLKALRKEPERRYGSVASFSEDIERYLKGLPVNARPNTLSYRATKFVARNRLRVGGAAILTTAMAGGVAATVWQGRIATAEKAKAERRFNDVRSLANSFLFEFGPMIENIPGTTAAQELLVKRALEYLDRLASESENDPGLQRELASAYEKVGDVQGNPYSPNIGDVKGALLSYEKSRSIRASMFERTPEDLQLAGELATIHKLIADVDSHGGDYDKAVGNYDKALEIREMIVARSPQDFAARAKLAEVLRSRGLIPFFEGDNKKAIEYYSRARDILEVLHREDPANLAIEHEFAFIFVSIGEAQGWDGELKLAGENLQKGLDMLLSVAGRAPDDRKVNRSLMLAYNKRAENHVDVEEFRKGVELYSKGVEIAERLYRADQKSFQAKRDVAMGYKKLAQALDSAGESKRSLEMLTRSMNTFNELSSADTNNAEALYDVANTRFSVGETYLSLKDFDSALEAFRTANDEFGKVLSINPENIYAVRMSTFNLERMGRAYQALAAKRDRTAMLNNALENFRAAHANLNKMKADGNLGDIDLPAIAETEGKIKAIESLLR